A window from Pseudooceanicola algae encodes these proteins:
- a CDS encoding ABC transporter permease, producing MKSEFTLSAISVAVVLVLWQIASTWLVDDTFLPSPLAVLSASWTLLLNGTLITSVLVSMMRILAGWIIGSAVAIPVGLVVGSSRVMRAVVDPFVHFFRFVPAIALVTLFIVWFGVGEVSKILLIAYATAFIVTVNTASGVAAISADKLNAARCLGASANQVFLRVVIPAALPAIYVGMRLALASSFLVIVAAEMLAADSGLGYIIWTSRLYFQVDWMFAAIVVLGLLGFATDRAWRHIGRTLLSRYLRGMTTY from the coding sequence ATGAAATCGGAATTCACCCTGTCCGCCATCAGCGTGGCCGTCGTGCTGGTGCTCTGGCAGATCGCCTCGACCTGGCTGGTCGACGACACCTTCCTGCCCTCGCCCCTGGCGGTGCTTTCGGCAAGCTGGACGCTGCTGCTGAACGGCACGCTGATCACCTCTGTGCTGGTGTCGATGATGCGCATCCTTGCCGGCTGGATCATCGGCAGCGCCGTGGCGATCCCGGTCGGCCTGGTGGTCGGTTCCTCGCGCGTGATGCGGGCGGTGGTGGATCCCTTCGTCCACTTCTTCCGCTTCGTTCCCGCCATCGCGCTGGTGACCCTGTTCATCGTCTGGTTCGGCGTCGGAGAGGTCTCGAAGATCCTGCTGATCGCCTATGCCACCGCCTTCATCGTGACCGTGAACACTGCCAGCGGCGTCGCCGCGATCTCGGCGGACAAGCTGAATGCGGCGCGCTGCCTCGGGGCCTCGGCCAATCAGGTCTTCCTGCGGGTGGTGATCCCGGCAGCGCTTCCGGCGATCTATGTCGGGATGCGGCTGGCGCTGGCGTCTTCCTTCCTGGTCATCGTCGCGGCCGAGATGCTGGCGGCGGATTCCGGCCTTGGCTACATCATCTGGACCTCGCGTCTGTATTTCCAGGTCGACTGGATGTTCGCCGCCATCGTGGTGCTGGGTCTGCTGGGCTTTGCCACCGACAGGGCCTGGCGTCACATTGGCCGCACCCTGCTCAGCCGCTATCTGCGCGGCATGACGACCTATTGA
- a CDS encoding PEBP family protein, translating to MIPCFAIATALAALASSAVSAETFSADVWADNWFEMRIDGELVAEDSVPITTERSFNAESFVFEADRPFVIGLVAKDFRENDTGLEYIGSRRQQMGDGGVILQIKDASGQEVAVSDDAWQCLVTHTAPLDKSCEDASDPVAGDDVCSFDISEEPEGWDTEDFDASVWPQANVYTETEVDPKMGYDEIAWSEDAKLIWGPDLEQSNTVLCRLTVD from the coding sequence ATGATCCCCTGTTTCGCCATCGCCACCGCACTTGCCGCGCTTGCCTCCTCGGCCGTCAGCGCCGAAACCTTTTCGGCCGATGTCTGGGCCGACAATTGGTTCGAGATGCGCATCGACGGCGAACTGGTGGCCGAAGACAGCGTGCCGATCACGACGGAACGCTCCTTCAACGCCGAAAGCTTTGTCTTCGAGGCCGACCGCCCCTTCGTGATCGGTCTTGTCGCCAAGGATTTCCGGGAAAACGACACCGGGCTGGAATATATCGGCTCGCGGCGTCAGCAGATGGGCGATGGCGGCGTGATCCTTCAGATCAAGGATGCGTCCGGTCAGGAGGTCGCGGTCAGCGATGATGCCTGGCAATGTCTGGTCACCCATACGGCGCCGCTCGACAAGTCCTGCGAGGATGCCAGTGATCCGGTCGCGGGCGACGACGTCTGCTCCTTTGACATATCCGAGGAGCCCGAGGGCTGGGACACGGAGGATTTCGACGCCTCCGTCTGGCCGCAGGCCAATGTCTATACCGAGACCGAAGTCGACCCGAAGATGGGCTATGACGAGATCGCCTGGTCGGAGGACGCCAAGCTGATCTGGGGCCCCGACCTTGAGCAAAGCAACACGGTGCTTTGCCGCCTGACGGTCGACTGA
- a CDS encoding GntR family transcriptional regulator, which translates to MSETVADRILNYIADQGLTAGDKLPAEVEMSRILGFSRNSMREAYSDLIAKSVIQRRHGVGTFVNDPPIFNSPGVSFGFWRMIQSSGRSPGLKEVFRDRVVPETSLKTRLEITSDDPVGRVRWLFTANGQPCVVIDHYLVPEIPLEAVPRQGTFNVLASVTGYIQTRGATLETINSAEAAGPEIASLLSLTPGRPLLRGFATIRGGDGKVALFSDAWQSPDLIASRNLFDLSPLDFQDITANRNKTKKPEPQQDKDKTNEN; encoded by the coding sequence CGGACCAGGGCCTGACCGCCGGAGACAAGCTTCCTGCCGAAGTGGAAATGAGCCGGATTCTCGGGTTCAGCCGCAATTCCATGCGCGAAGCCTATTCCGACCTGATCGCGAAATCGGTGATTCAGCGGCGGCACGGGGTCGGGACCTTCGTCAACGACCCGCCGATCTTCAATTCCCCCGGCGTCAGTTTCGGCTTCTGGCGCATGATCCAGTCCTCCGGGCGCAGCCCCGGCCTGAAAGAGGTGTTCCGCGACCGGGTCGTGCCCGAAACGTCGCTGAAGACGCGCCTGGAAATCACCTCCGATGACCCGGTTGGGCGGGTCCGCTGGCTGTTCACGGCCAATGGTCAGCCCTGCGTGGTGATCGATCACTATCTCGTTCCCGAGATCCCGCTTGAGGCCGTGCCGAGGCAGGGGACCTTCAATGTGCTGGCCTCGGTCACCGGGTATATCCAGACGCGTGGCGCCACGCTGGAAACGATCAATTCCGCCGAAGCGGCCGGACCCGAGATCGCCAGCCTGCTGTCGCTGACGCCCGGCCGGCCCCTGCTGCGCGGCTTTGCCACCATCCGGGGCGGCGATGGCAAGGTCGCGCTGTTCTCGGATGCCTGGCAGTCCCCGGACCTGATCGCCTCGCGAAATCTGTTCGACCTCTCGCCGCTCGATTTCCAGGACATCACGGCGAACCGAAACAAGACCAAGAAACCAGAACCCCAACAGGACAAGGATAAAACCAATGAAAACTGA
- a CDS encoding ricin-type beta-trefoil lectin domain protein, with protein sequence MNAKKISLTLATLMIAGAAQAQSVEVYATDTLDNIQNGYCIDISGGQGAQADPADGLQGHTCYSPQGDIFVDQAFDSAQFADGVFYMVDFDVCMQAASDTAGAALELADCDGSAAQSFAFAGEGTITLASAPELCLTLGDDTRFGRSETNQIKSLTLAECATDAAASQTWAYRTAD encoded by the coding sequence ATGAACGCGAAAAAGATTTCCCTGACCCTCGCCACCCTCATGATCGCCGGGGCTGCGCAGGCCCAAAGCGTCGAGGTCTACGCCACCGACACGCTCGACAATATCCAGAACGGTTATTGCATCGACATCTCCGGCGGCCAGGGCGCGCAGGCCGATCCCGCCGACGGGCTGCAGGGCCATACCTGCTACAGCCCCCAGGGCGACATTTTCGTCGATCAGGCCTTCGACAGCGCGCAATTCGCCGATGGCGTCTTCTACATGGTTGATTTCGATGTCTGCATGCAGGCCGCCTCTGACACAGCCGGGGCCGCGCTGGAGCTTGCGGACTGTGATGGATCGGCGGCGCAAAGCTTTGCCTTTGCAGGCGAAGGCACGATCACGCTCGCTTCTGCGCCAGAGCTGTGCCTGACCCTGGGCGATGACACCCGCTTTGGCCGCAGCGAAACCAACCAGATCAAGTCGCTGACCCTGGCCGAATGCGCCACCGATGCGGCGGCCTCTCAGACCTGGGCCTACCGCACCGCCGACTGA
- a CDS encoding arylsulfatase produces the protein MTDTTQRIGLTHHESERRFAAFPSAPEGQPNVLYVVLDDVGYSDLGCFGSSIETPNFDCLSETGLRYSNFHTTTLCSPTRACLLTGRNHHSVGMRYLANTDMGWPSGRGAIDHRAGTLAEILQAQGFATYAVGKWHLAPTERANAAGPFDQWPLGRGFDRFYGFMNGSTDQFYPELFEDNHQVAAPASPEEGYHLSDDLADKAIRFLSDKHAIWPDKPWFLYLCYGAGHFPHQAPQSYLDKYRGRFSGGWDAERTMRLARQKAMGLVPDNAALPPSNPGVEPWDSLTPAQQEVAERLQEAYAALLDHADASFGRVHDFLDRTGQRDNTIIVLISDNGASVDCDPPGTTNVLRWFNQIPEGYEDAAAAMDQIGGPRSATNYPWGWAQASNTPLKLFKSFTHGGGVRDPMVISWPSGIAAPGGMRHQFAHVTDITPTILDVCGIDAPTTIKGVAQMPIHGTSFAYSLDEPEAPTRKQTQYFEMYGHRSVWHQGWKAVTKHAPGEDFTTEHWELYHLDQDFSELRDLSGEEPERLQEMKHRWWAEAGRYGAMPLDDSDALFAPPPRPGAPRWRDCVTFYPPISQIPAEAAPLTQDASHRIDFAVTRPEGTEEGTLLSFGNYAGGYAIEIRGDRLIYVYNHAGLSVTRLESDLPLPAGRCDLSFVFERTGNFAGQASLFVDGAAAGTVSLTGMLLRVSLTGFSVGRANLPPVDPVQVTGMDFNGRIDEVTFSIDRTEGAMPDTLDVD, from the coding sequence ATGACCGACACGACACAGCGCATCGGGCTGACCCACCATGAATCCGAGCGCCGCTTTGCCGCCTTCCCGTCGGCACCCGAAGGCCAGCCGAACGTCCTTTACGTGGTGCTGGACGACGTGGGGTATTCCGATCTGGGCTGCTTCGGGTCTTCCATCGAAACGCCCAATTTCGACTGCCTGTCCGAAACCGGGCTGCGCTATTCGAACTTCCACACCACCACGCTGTGTTCGCCGACGCGGGCCTGCCTGCTGACCGGGCGCAACCACCATTCCGTCGGCATGCGCTATCTGGCCAATACCGACATGGGCTGGCCATCGGGGCGCGGGGCAATCGATCACCGCGCCGGGACCCTGGCCGAGATCCTGCAAGCCCAGGGCTTCGCCACCTATGCCGTCGGCAAATGGCACCTGGCCCCGACCGAACGCGCCAATGCCGCCGGGCCCTTTGACCAATGGCCCCTCGGGCGGGGTTTCGACAGGTTCTACGGCTTCATGAATGGCTCCACGGATCAGTTCTATCCCGAGCTTTTCGAGGACAACCACCAGGTTGCCGCCCCTGCCAGCCCGGAAGAGGGCTATCACCTGTCCGACGATCTTGCCGACAAGGCGATCCGCTTCCTGTCGGACAAACATGCGATCTGGCCCGACAAGCCCTGGTTCCTCTACCTGTGCTACGGGGCAGGGCATTTCCCGCACCAGGCGCCGCAATCCTATCTCGACAAGTATCGCGGCCGGTTCTCGGGCGGCTGGGACGCGGAACGCACGATGCGCCTTGCCCGCCAGAAGGCCATGGGGCTGGTGCCAGACAATGCCGCGCTTCCGCCCTCCAACCCCGGTGTCGAACCATGGGACAGCCTGACCCCCGCCCAGCAGGAGGTCGCCGAACGCCTGCAGGAAGCCTATGCCGCCTTGCTGGACCATGCCGATGCCAGCTTTGGCCGGGTGCACGACTTCCTCGACCGGACCGGGCAGCGCGACAATACGATCATTGTGCTGATTTCCGACAACGGCGCCTCGGTCGATTGCGATCCGCCGGGCACCACCAACGTGCTGCGCTGGTTCAACCAGATCCCCGAAGGCTACGAGGACGCGGCGGCTGCGATGGACCAGATCGGCGGACCGCGCAGCGCCACCAATTACCCCTGGGGCTGGGCGCAGGCGTCCAACACGCCGCTGAAGCTGTTCAAGAGCTTCACCCACGGCGGCGGGGTGCGTGACCCGATGGTGATCTCATGGCCCAGTGGCATTGCCGCGCCGGGCGGGATGCGCCACCAGTTTGCCCATGTCACCGACATCACCCCGACGATCCTCGACGTCTGCGGGATTGACGCCCCGACGACGATCAAGGGCGTGGCGCAGATGCCGATCCATGGCACCAGCTTTGCCTATTCGCTGGATGAACCCGAGGCGCCGACGCGCAAACAGACGCAGTATTTCGAAATGTACGGGCACCGATCCGTCTGGCATCAGGGCTGGAAGGCGGTGACCAAACATGCCCCCGGCGAGGATTTCACCACCGAGCACTGGGAGCTATATCACCTGGATCAGGATTTCTCGGAATTGCGCGACCTGTCCGGAGAGGAGCCCGAGCGTCTTCAGGAAATGAAGCACCGCTGGTGGGCCGAGGCCGGGCGATACGGGGCCATGCCGCTGGACGACAGTGACGCGCTGTTCGCGCCGCCGCCGCGCCCGGGTGCGCCGCGCTGGCGTGATTGCGTGACCTTCTATCCGCCGATCTCGCAGATCCCGGCAGAGGCCGCACCGCTGACGCAGGATGCCTCGCACCGGATCGACTTTGCCGTCACGCGTCCCGAGGGGACAGAGGAAGGCACGCTGCTGTCCTTCGGCAATTACGCGGGCGGTTACGCGATCGAGATCCGGGGGGACCGGCTGATCTATGTCTACAATCACGCAGGTCTTTCCGTGACGCGGCTGGAATCCGATCTGCCCTTGCCCGCCGGGCGCTGCGATCTGTCGTTCGTCTTCGAGCGGACCGGGAATTTTGCCGGTCAGGCAAGCCTGTTCGTTGACGGGGCCGCTGCCGGAACGGTGTCCCTGACCGGCATGTTGCTGCGCGTCTCGCTGACCGGCTTCTCGGTCGGGCGGGCGAACCTGCCGCCGGTCGATCCCGTGCAGGTCACGGGCATGGATTTCAACGGCAGGATCGACGAGGTGACCTTTTCCATCGACCGGACAGAGGGCGCGATGCCGGACACGCTGGACGTCGACTGA
- a CDS encoding ABC transporter substrate-binding protein — protein sequence MKTETFLGRLAGAALSFCLAGAGLAQAADMTEVRFGVDPYTTGSQIWVARDQGYFEEEGIDATVTTFATGVEAIDSLIVGRADMAVGLDFPTVSRARGGQLVVLAGIFRSLPGWHKFVVANEIKEPADLVGGKLGIASGTAQHLVSIKYLENNGVDPDSVELVGFSSLVEIVASIKTGRIDGAFVWADGTEKSIEDGDHYVLTDDSAAQLSSSAYVSSSASFVEEHPEALVSVLKALAKASTFIADHPDEAATIIAGNTRAPADAVRKLLDFNTFQLALTDYERTGFTAISDFVAQSMGADVSFDTVVAPQFLTEAMPSAVDLGQ from the coding sequence ATGAAAACTGAAACTTTCCTCGGCCGGCTGGCCGGCGCGGCGCTGTCGTTCTGCCTTGCCGGTGCCGGCTTGGCGCAGGCGGCGGACATGACCGAAGTCCGCTTCGGCGTCGATCCCTATACCACCGGCTCGCAGATCTGGGTCGCCCGGGACCAGGGCTATTTCGAGGAAGAAGGCATCGATGCCACGGTGACCACCTTTGCCACCGGGGTCGAGGCCATCGATTCCCTGATCGTGGGCCGGGCCGACATGGCCGTAGGTCTCGACTTTCCCACGGTGTCGCGGGCGCGCGGCGGTCAGCTTGTGGTGCTGGCGGGGATCTTCCGGTCGCTGCCGGGCTGGCACAAGTTTGTTGTCGCGAACGAGATTAAGGAACCCGCCGATCTGGTCGGTGGCAAGCTTGGCATCGCCAGCGGGACAGCGCAGCATCTGGTGTCGATCAAGTACCTGGAAAACAACGGCGTCGACCCGGACAGCGTTGAACTTGTCGGTTTCTCCAGCCTGGTAGAGATCGTCGCCTCGATCAAGACCGGCCGCATCGACGGGGCCTTCGTCTGGGCCGACGGGACCGAGAAGTCGATCGAGGACGGCGATCATTACGTCCTGACCGATGACAGCGCGGCCCAGCTCAGCAGCAGCGCCTATGTCTCGTCCTCCGCCAGTTTCGTGGAAGAGCACCCCGAGGCGCTGGTGTCCGTGCTGAAGGCGCTTGCCAAGGCCAGCACCTTTATCGCCGATCATCCTGACGAGGCGGCCACGATCATCGCCGGCAATACCCGCGCCCCCGCGGATGCGGTACGCAAGCTTCTGGATTTCAACACCTTCCAGCTTGCCCTGACGGATTATGAGCGGACCGGCTTTACCGCGATTTCCGATTTCGTGGCGCAAAGCATGGGGGCCGATGTCTCCTTCGACACGGTCGTCGCGCCGCAATTCCTGACCGAGGCCATGCCCTCTGCCGTCGACCTGGGCCAGTGA
- a CDS encoding ABC transporter ATP-binding protein, producing the protein MALAPDTLNGGAAAPSPAVSFQKVGMAYPGQSEGSDLILADLSLDIRDGEFFVLVGPSGSGKSTLLKIVAGTETQTEGQVSTHGAPVKGPSRQRGMVFQSIDEPLFEWLTVAQNVGFGPSVAGKTRAQCREIAAQYIALVGLKGHETKFPHELSGGMKQRVQIARTLAAEPDLVLFDEPFAALDALTRRVLQKELIAIWQATGRTMVYVTHDIREAVILGQRVAVMSRGPRANITRSYDIDLPYPRDDLDGRFADAVRAIEADIERESSSQWD; encoded by the coding sequence ATGGCTCTGGCACCTGATACCCTGAACGGCGGCGCTGCGGCGCCGTCTCCTGCCGTCAGCTTCCAAAAGGTCGGCATGGCCTATCCCGGCCAGTCCGAGGGAAGCGACCTGATCCTGGCCGATCTGTCCCTGGACATCCGGGACGGGGAATTCTTTGTCCTGGTCGGTCCCAGCGGATCGGGCAAATCCACCCTGCTCAAGATCGTCGCGGGCACAGAGACCCAGACGGAAGGGCAGGTAAGCACCCATGGCGCACCGGTGAAAGGCCCCAGCCGCCAGCGCGGCATGGTCTTTCAATCCATCGACGAGCCGCTTTTCGAATGGCTGACCGTCGCGCAGAACGTGGGCTTCGGCCCCTCGGTCGCCGGCAAGACCCGCGCCCAATGCCGCGAGATCGCCGCGCAATACATCGCCCTGGTCGGGCTGAAGGGGCATGAAACCAAGTTTCCCCACGAACTGTCGGGCGGCATGAAGCAACGCGTGCAGATCGCCCGCACCCTCGCCGCCGAACCCGACCTGGTGCTGTTCGACGAACCCTTTGCCGCGCTCGATGCGCTGACCCGCCGCGTGCTTCAGAAGGAGCTGATCGCGATCTGGCAGGCCACCGGGCGCACCATGGTCTATGTCACCCACGACATCCGCGAAGCGGTGATCCTTGGTCAGCGTGTCGCTGTCATGAGCCGTGGCCCACGCGCCAATATCACCCGCAGTTACGACATCGACCTGCCTTATCCGCGCGACGATCTGGACGGGCGCTTTGCCGATGCCGTCCGCGCCATCGAGGCGGATATCGAACGGGAATCCTCAAGCCAATGGGACTGA